A genome region from Columba livia isolate bColLiv1 breed racing homer chromosome 2, bColLiv1.pat.W.v2, whole genome shotgun sequence includes the following:
- the VWDE gene encoding von Willebrand factor D and EGF domain-containing protein isoform X3: protein MIFDKPAEMPTKCIEMNRCGTQAPVWLSLRESESMPRPGEIKHLTACATWQFFFSASKDCCLFRIPVSVRNCGDFFVYLLQPTQGCMGYCAEVVTDANPQTCGPEGKEIQGVCSSNLAASSSPSVSPPLPAIPEVVAELIKGSIYLRCTFGAPFANSSVGFIITWSRLSPEGIKEELKHETAVHTFSLLELDGINVRLGDRIYCSISTFFVEKPDIQSSSVESKEFFAGIKIHPETYDISEDGKEHKLAIESSIPIPCPEFSQLESDCKISLTLITVDEGKEQLGLNLALSSCHVDLLQKPCNDGICSQAVIYFTAVTDFMQDGDRITRIAVEPISSENFLWNGYVPESTQITVKDLPTAYCYSFTDPHIITFDGRLYDNFKTGTFILYKSTSRDFEVHVRQWDCGSLHYPASCNCGFVAKEESDIIAFDMCSGQLRESQPHLSVISSDTTGSNVKITESYLGRKVTVLFSSGAFVRADVSEWGMSITLRAPSADYRHTMGLCGTFDGSAENDYHTASGVEIPDHTNILSSFIKEWRISPGESLFDKTPVSLTSSRKIVFCDCALEDAGLYQSVDKEDTVFRSELPLSCKDSENGRFLSLIPGLDVTAEYLGPVDLVRGLKKRSSAHDMGSSTLLHGEDNQTKLHETSLVNTRVSATSAGNTGIEREGTSSSGIRRNSYHYSSHLHKSQSVTSRQKRQNYYEYHPVFLFQSLSQTDLEGYSYFFPEDHATDRDQKFLPSWPTPSGLTESSALLLCQHAIANSSIGRSCGGLLGRRIEDAIVMCVKDLLLKDDLSWAEASLALLENECEKRVLEEINYNQQELEGSVESLLMALKCPSLCSGNGECTEWGCACFQGYSSYDCSILSDQAPEITELENAGLCDIRQYDCTSVRAFGRGFRESLNLKCEIIKLQYRDSQWIPGEALSMPAAFQNARTVSCQLPNDDQQSDVMDLVDDKPIARWQIKISNDGFTYSNSKTLTLYDGACQMCEPQESGLCTLKEKTCNIDGLCYGEGDTNPTSPCLLCRPDISKLTWSVVENNQPPVLETLQGMLQTFYGEDLVYQFLASDPEGSAIHFTLDSGPEGASLSPSGLLLWKAVSMNAHKLTFSLTDDCNAKTKVEIEVSVKSCDCLNNGSCVTNINFPPGNGRYLCVCVAGFEGDLCQVNTDDCKLDQCGIGRCVDGINSYYCECPPELQGKNCQDDVDECVSSPCFPGVFCFNTFGSYYCGPCPSNLQGDGKSCYESFEDANVERKDTTGEIGGNKDFQHSFFEKVFSISSYIPGSTDVPGRLISTAMVSSSTPPASTAKIITAWKSQNSQRSASVQPVPGNIAYALSTISGQLPNTEESSSVCAVVTASSRSHAVSPEKKAKAQVEAYSYFKPSTKTSSSRTNINKGLSLPSKVFRGGNNTQRVQHLSVKHKVSPLPFVLVEVTVAPKMPPEELSEAVIPGAVTCSDLPCFPGVSCEPSQDGSAKCGRCPYGYYGDGFTCRARCRQTCGKNMECVAPNICRCKPGYAGYNCQAALCIPDCKNHGKCIKPNVCECLPGYSGSTCEEAHCNPPCQNGGTCLAGNLCTCPYGFVGPRCDTMVCNRHCENGGECLTPDICQCKPGWYGPTCSTAMCDPVCRNGGSCTKPDVCLCPRGFFGAQCQNAVCSPPCKNGGHCMRNNVCACPDGYIGRRCEKGVCEPRCMNGGRCVGPNLCSCPSGWRGKRCNTPICLQECKNGGECIGPSTCHCPPQWEGIQCQTPVCNQKCLFGGKCVLPNVCSCRPGYTGVLCGKKIQVQRHRG, encoded by the exons ATGATTTTTGATAAGCCTGCTGAGATGCCGACCAAGTGCATAGAG ATGAATCGCTGTGGTACTCAAGCCCCTGTCTGGTTGTCTCTGAGGGAGTCAGAATCCATGCCTCGACCTGGTGAGATCAAACACTTAACAGCTTGTGCTACATGGCAGTTTTTCTTCAGCGCTTCAAAAGACTGCTGTCTTTTCCGAATTCCTGTCAGCGTGAGGAACTGCGGagatttctttgtttatttactgCAGCCCACCCAAGGATGCATGGGGTATTGTGCAGAAG ttGTTACAGATGCAAACCCACAGACCTGTGGTCCTGAGGGAAAGGAAATTCAAGGTGTCTGTAGCA GTAACCTGGCTGCTTCATCATCTCCATCTGTGTCACCACCACTACCAGCCATTCCTGAAGTTGTAGCAGAGTTGATCAAAGGCAGCATTTACCTAAGGTGTACTTTCGGTGCTCCTTTTGCAAACAGCTCAGTCGGATTCATTATAACTTGGTCAAGACTTTCTCCTGAAGGTATCAAAGAAGAACTGAAACATGAGACAGCAGTTCATACGTTCTCACTTCTAGAACTAGATGGGATAAACGTCAGACTTGGAGATAGa ATCTACTGCagcatttctactttttttgtGGAGAAGCCGGATATACAAAGCTCTTCTGTTGAGAGCAAGGAATTTTTTGCTGGCATTAAg ATACATCCGGAAACATATGATATATCAGAAGATGGGAAGGAACACAAACTGGCAATAGAAAGTAGCATTCCTATTCCTTGTCCTGAATTTAGCCAGCTTGAAAGTGACTGCAAAATCTCACTAACATTAATAACTGTTGACGAAG gTAAAGAGCAGTTAGGTTTAAACTTGGCTCTTTCTTCTTGTCATGTGGATCTTCTCCAGAAACCCTGCAATGATGGAATCTGTAGTCAAGCTGTAATTTATTTCACTGCTGTAACAGACTTCATGCAGGATGGAGACAGAATTACCAGGATTGCAGTTGAACCTATATCCAGTGAGAATTTCCTGTGGAATGGCTATGTTCCAGAAAGTACACAG atTACAGTAAAGGATCTACCCACTGCCTACTGCTACTCGTTTACTGACCCTCATATAATTACATTTGATGGCAG ACTCTATGACAATTTTAAAACAGGAACCTTTATTCTCTATAAGAGTACATCTCGAGATTTTGAAGTTCATGTTCGCCAGTGGGACTGTGGAAGTCTTCACTACCCAGCATCCTGTAACTGCGGCTTTGTTGCCAAAGAAGAAAGTGATATAATTGCATTTGACATGTGCAGTGGTCAGCTACGCGAGTCACAGCCACACTTATCTGTAATAAGTAGCGACACAACAGGAAGCAATGTCAAAATCACTGAATCCTACCTAGGAAGAAAAGTAACG gttttgttttcttctggagCTTTCGTTCGTGCTGATGTGAGTGAATGGGGCATGAGCATAACACTTAGGGCACCCAGTGCAGATTACAGACACACAATGGGACTCTGTGGCACATTTGATGGAAGTGCAGAGAATGATTATCACACTGCAAGTGGAGTGGAAATCCCAGACCATACcaatattctttcttcttttattaagGAGTGGAG aattTCACCAGGAGAGAGCTTGTTTGATAAGACTCCTGTTTCTTTAACGTCTTCTAGAAAAATAGTCTTCTGTGACTGTGCACTTGAAGATGCTGGATTATATCAATCAGTGGATAAAGAAGACACAGTTTTTAGATCAGAACTTCCTCTGTCTTGTAAAGATAGTGAAAACGGTAGATTTCTTTCCTTGATACCAGGACTGGATGTCACTGCTGAGTACCTCGGTCCTGTTGATCTTGTCAGAGGCTTAAAGAAGCGTTCATCTGCGCATGACATGGGTTCATCTACACTTCTGCATGGGGAGGATAATCAAACCAAACTTCACGAAACATCACTAGTAAACACACGTGTTTCTGCAACCTCAGCGGGAAATACTGGTATAGAAAGAGAAGGAACTTCAAGCTCAGGCATTAGAAGAAATTCTTACCATTACAGTAGTCATCTTCACAAAAGTCAATCTGTTACAAGCAGGCAGAAGCGACAAAATTATTATGAATACCATCCGGTATTTCTGTTCCAAAGTCTTAGCCAAACAGACTTGGAGGGATACAGTTACTTTTTCCCAGAGGACCATGCCACTGACAGAGACCaaaagtttcttccttcttggcCCACGCCTTCTGGCCTCACCGAGTCCAGCGCTTTGTTACTCTGCCAGCATGCAATAGCTAATTCCAGTATAGGAAGATCTTGTGGTGGCCTTCTTGGCCGGCGAATAGAGGATGCGATTGTTATGTGTGTTAAAGATTTGCTGCTGAAAGATGACCTCAGTTGGGCAGAAGCTTCCTTAGCTCTTCTAGAGAATGAATGTGAGAAGAGAGttttagaagaaataaattataaccAACAGGAACTAGAAGGGTCAGTTGAGAGTCTGCTTATGGCATTGAAGTGCCCCAGTCTCTGCAGTGGTAATGGGGAGTGTACAGAATGGGGCTGTGCGTGTTTTCAAGGCTACAGCTCATATGACTGCAGCATACTGTCTG ACCAGGCTCCAGAAATTACAGAGCTGGAGAATGCTGGGCTGTGTGATATTCGACAGTACGACTGCACATCAGTGAGAGCTTTTGGACGTGGCTTCAGGGAGTCACTGAATCTGAAATGTGAAATTATCAAATTACAG TATAGGGATAGCCAATGGATTCCTGGAGAAGCTCTGAGTATGCCAGCTGCCTTCCAAAATGCCAGGACTGTCAGCTGCCAGTTACCAAATGATGACCAGCAGTCTGATGTCATGGATCTGGTTGATGATAAACCCATTGCCAGGTGGCAAATAAAG ATTTCTAATGATGGATTCACTTATAGCAACTCTAAAACACTGACATTATATGATGGAGCCTGTCAGATGTGTGAACCACAGGAGTCTGGTTTATGTACCTTAAag GAGAAAACGTGCAACATAGATGGACTCTGTTACGGTGAAGGTGACACAAATCCAACCAGCCCTTGCTTACTCTGCAGACCTGACATATCAAAGTTAACATGGTCAGTTGTTGAAA ACAACCAGCCTCCAGTGCTTGAAACTTTACAGGGTATGCTACAGACTTTTTATGGAGAAGATTTAGTGTATCAGTTTTTGGCTTCAGATCCAGAGGGCTCTGCTATTCATTTCACTTTGGATTCTGGTCCAGAAGGTGCCAGTCTTTCCCCATCAGGTCTACTTTTGTGGAAAGCTGTGTCAATGAATGCCcataaattaacattttctttgacAGATGACTGCAATGCAAAGACTAAGGTAGAAATAGAG GTCAGTGTAAAATCGTGTGATTGCCTAAATAATGGCTCATGTGTGACAAACATTAATTTCCCACCTGGAAATGGAAGatatctttgtgtgtgtgtggctggaTTTGAAGGTGATCTCTGTCAAGTGAATACTGATGACTGTAAACTTGACCAGTGTGGTATTGGCAGATGTGTGGATGGAATAAACAGCTATTACTGTGAATGTCCACCTGAACTTCAAG GTAAAAACTGTCAAGATGATGTAGACGAATGTGTATCCAGTCCTTGCTTCCCTGGAGTATTTTGCTTCAATACTTTTGGTTCATACTATTGTGGTCCGTGCCCAAGTAATCTGCAGGGAGATGGGAAGTCATGTTATg aaagtTTTGAAGATGCCAATGTTGAAAGAAAGGATACCACAGGAGAAATTGGAGGGAataaag ATTTTCAACATTCATTCTTTGAGAAGGTTTTTAGCATCTCAAGTTATATTCCCGGTTCTACAGATGTCCCTGGGAGACTTATTTCTACAGCAATGGTCAGTAGCAGCACTCCACCAGCCTCCACAGCAAAAATAATCACTGCTTGGAAGTCACAAAATTCTCAGAGAAGTGCTTCTGTACAACCTGTTCCTGGAAATATTGCTTATGCTCTCAGCACCATCAGTGGTCAGCTTCCTAACACTGAAGAGAGTTCTTCAGTATGTGCTGTGGTGACTGCATCTTCAAGGAGCCATGCTGTGTCACCCgagaagaaagcaaaggcaCAAGTTGAGGCCTACAGCTACTTTAAGCCCAGCACGAAGACTTCTAGCAGCAGAACAAATATAAACaaagggctttctttgccaagCAAAGTGTTCAGAGGTGGAAATAATACTCAGAGAGTTCAGCACCTATCAGTCAAGCATAAAGTGAGtcctttgccttttgtcctTGTTGAAGTCACTGTCGCACCAAAAATGCCTCCTGAAGAACTGAGTGAAGCAGTGATTCCTGGAGCAGTAACCTGCAGCGATTTACCCTGTTTTCCCGGTGTATCTTGTGAACCAAGTCAGGACGGAAGCGCCAAGTGCGGTCGTTGTCCTTATGGTTATTACGGAGATGGCTTCACTTGCAGAG CAAGATGTAGACAAACATGTGGCAAAAACATGGAGTGTGTGGCACCAAATATTTGCAGATGCAAGCCTGGTTATGCTGGTTATAACTGTCAGGCTG CACTATGCATACCTGATTGCAAAAACCATGGGAAGTGCATTAAGCCCAATGTCTGTGAATGTCTGCCAGGATACAGTGGCTCTACTTGTGAGGAAG CACATTGTAATCCACCCTGTCAAAACGGAGGCACATGCTTGGCCGGAAATCTCTGCACCTGCCCATATGGTTTTGTGGGACCAAGATGTGACACAA TGGTTTGCAACAGACACTGTGAAAATGGTGGTGAATGTCTTACTCCAGACATCTGCCAATGTAAACCTGGGTGGTACGGACCTACATGCAGCACAG CGATGTGTGACCCTGTGTGTCGCAATGGTGGTTCCTGTACTAAGCCAGATGTTTGCCTCTGTCCACGTGGATTCTTTGGTGCCCAGTGTCAGAATG ctGTCTGCAGCCCTCCTTGTAAGAATGGTGGTCATTGCATGAGAAACAATGTCTGTGCTTGTCCTGATGGGTACATAGGCAGAAGATGTGAAAAAG gtgtCTGTGAGCCAAGGTGCATGAATGGAGGAAGGTGTGTAGGGCCTAACCTTTGCTCTTGTCCTTCaggatggagaggaaaaagatgTAACACAC CAATCTGTCTTCAGGAATGTAAGAACGGTGGCGAGTGCATTGGACCGAGTACGTGTCATTGTCCTCCGCAGTGGGAAGGAATCCAGTGTCAAACAC CTGTGTGCAACCAGAAGTGTCTGTTTGGAGGCAAGTGTGTATTGCCCAATGTCTGCTCTTGTCGTCCTGGTTATACTGGAGTCCTCTGTGGGAAGAAAATTCAG